Genomic DNA from Turicibacter faecis:
AGTTCCTGATATGACGGAAATCAATCAACTCAGGCGACAGAACGTGATGTTGTATGGAGTGAAACGAAAAAAGGAGGGTTATTTAGTAACGATTCGAAAGGATGTTGCGAAGCAATTAGACAGGGATTATCCGATTGTTCGAGAAATCTCTATCTATCCTTCGGTCCTAAAAATTATTGTTCCACTTGTCGTGTTGACTTTTATCTTGATGTCACTGATGGATAAGTACACGATTGGTTATCAAATCCATGGTAACTTAAATAAGCAAGAGACGGAAGAATTAGAAACGTTGCTAGCGCCTCATTTTAAACAGTTTGGGCCATTAGCCTTTTTGCAGGGCGATCTTGAGGCCATTGAGGCAGAATTGAAGGAACATTACAATGAGTATGCCTGGATTAATATTTACCGTAAGGGAACAGATATTGTATTTGAAGTCTATAATACTCCGGTAGAGGAGCGAGAAGACTTGGATACGTATTCGGATACGCTTTATGCTAAACGATCGGGTGTCATTCGGGATTATAAGGTTTCAAGCTGCCGGGTGTTAGTTGAACAAAATCAGCTAGTGAAGGAAGGAGACCCGCTAGTAACTTGTTATGTTGAACAACCTTATACCACAGAAATTATCCCGATTGAGGATACGGCGAAGGGGGAGGTATTTGCTGATACTTGGTACGAAGCCATCGTGACAGCGGAGAAAGTAGATGTCCAAGAAGGATTTACGGCTAATAAGGAAACGAAGTATGTACTTCATGTCGGGGGGATAGACTTAAAACTTCCAAGCAAAAAGGTAAGTTATGAAAAGTATGAAGAAGTAAAGAAATCATATAATCCCTTCTTTTTTCTAAAAAAATCACCCCTTTATTTAGAAAAAATACAATATTATGAAAAAAGTGATATAATGAGAGTAAATACTTCTGAGGAGTTAAAAGAAAATCTTCTGACTATTATTAAAAATAAATACAAACAAGAGACAGATGATGAGTTTATCATTAAAAATTTGGAGATAATATCAGAGGAAGAGACAGAGACACAGTTTATTTTTAAGTGTCATCTGACAGTATACGAAAATATTGCATATTAGAGGAGCTGGATTATGAGTAAAGACCCTATTAAAATACCTGCAGTGTTTGAAACTATTGATGAGACGATCTCAGTGGTGGGACATCATGATAAACATTTAAAAATCTTTGAAGATTATTACAATGTTGAGATTTCCCTACGTGGGGATCAGATATATTTATTTGGAGATGAGAAGAAGGCGGCTATCATTCGAGAAGTGTTAATGGCGCTTGTTGAATTACACCGCAAAGGAAAAGAAATTACAGAACGCGATGTCTTATATGCGATTAAAATGAACGAACAACATCGTCTAGGTGATTTAGAATCATTATTCGATGAGCGGTATAAAATTATTAAAACCGTTCAAGGAAAAATGATTTATGCAAAAACATTTAATCAAAAGGACTATTATCGTAAAATTCAGGACAATGACTTAGTATTTGGAATTGGACCAGCGGGAACAGGGAAAACTTATTTAGCAGTTGTAATCGGGGTTGCACTGCTTAAAAAGAATATCGTCCGCAAAATTATTTTAACGCGTCCAGTCGTTGAAGCGGGGGAAAACCTTGGGTTCTTGCCAGGGGATTTAAAAGAAAAAGTGGATCCTTATTTAAGACCGTTATATGATGCGTTATATGACGTATTAGGATTAGAACAAACCGAAAAAATGATTGAACGCGGCATTATTGAGATTGCCCCGTTAGCCTATATGCGTGGTCGTACGTTAGAAGACGCGTATATCATTTTAGATGAGGCTCAAAATACGACAAAGCAACAGATGAAAATGTTCTTAACGCGTTTAGGTTTTAATTCTAAGATGGTCGTAACGGGGGATGAAACGCAAATCGATTTACCGAAACCCGTTAAATCAGGATTAAAACATGCAAAAGAAATTTTATCAGACGTTAAGGGAATTGAATTTGTTCAATTTGAAACAGTCGATGTAGTGCGTCATACATTAGTTCAAAAAATTATTGAAAGTTATGAGTCTTCAGGTGAATAAAAGGAGTAAAAAAATGGCAGTTGATATCCAGTTTTATAATCAAACAGACGAAGCAGTGGATGTATATGA
This window encodes:
- a CDS encoding PhoH family protein, which encodes MSKDPIKIPAVFETIDETISVVGHHDKHLKIFEDYYNVEISLRGDQIYLFGDEKKAAIIREVLMALVELHRKGKEITERDVLYAIKMNEQHRLGDLESLFDERYKIIKTVQGKMIYAKTFNQKDYYRKIQDNDLVFGIGPAGTGKTYLAVVIGVALLKKNIVRKIILTRPVVEAGENLGFLPGDLKEKVDPYLRPLYDALYDVLGLEQTEKMIERGIIEIAPLAYMRGRTLEDAYIILDEAQNTTKQQMKMFLTRLGFNSKMVVTGDETQIDLPKPVKSGLKHAKEILSDVKGIEFVQFETVDVVRHTLVQKIIESYESSGE
- a CDS encoding sporulation protein YqfD; the encoded protein is MNNKWLGIFIAKVQILVPDMTEINQLRRQNVMLYGVKRKKEGYLVTIRKDVAKQLDRDYPIVREISIYPSVLKIIVPLVVLTFILMSLMDKYTIGYQIHGNLNKQETEELETLLAPHFKQFGPLAFLQGDLEAIEAELKEHYNEYAWINIYRKGTDIVFEVYNTPVEEREDLDTYSDTLYAKRSGVIRDYKVSSCRVLVEQNQLVKEGDPLVTCYVEQPYTTEIIPIEDTAKGEVFADTWYEAIVTAEKVDVQEGFTANKETKYVLHVGGIDLKLPSKKVSYEKYEEVKKSYNPFFFLKKSPLYLEKIQYYEKSDIMRVNTSEELKENLLTIIKNKYKQETDDEFIIKNLEIISEEETETQFIFKCHLTVYENIAY